Proteins encoded within one genomic window of Saccharomyces mikatae IFO 1815 strain IFO1815 genome assembly, chromosome: 15:
- the RAT1 gene encoding ssRNA exonuclease RAT1 (similar to Saccharomyces cerevisiae RAT1 (YOR048C); ancestral locus Anc_5.645), with product MGVPSFFRWLSRKYPKIISPVLEEQPQVVDGVILPSDYSAPNPNGELDNLYLDMNGIVHPCSHPENKPPPETEDEMLLAVFEYTNRVLNMARPRKVLVMAVDGVAPRAKMNQQRARRFRSARDAQIENEAREEIMRQREEVGEIIDDAIRNKKTWDSNAITPGTPFMDKLAAALRYWTAFKLATDPGWKNLQVIISDATVPGEGEHKIMNFIRSQRADPEYNPNTTHCIYGLDADLIFLGLATHEPHFKILREDVFAQDNRKRNNFKDTINMTEEEKQFIQKQNSEQPFLWLHINVLREYLSAELWVPGLPFTFDLERAIDDWVFMCFFCGNDFLPHLPCLDVRENSIDILLDIWKVVLPRLKTYMTCDGVLNLPSVETLLQHLGSREGDIFKTRHIQEARKKEAFERRKAQKNMSKGQDRHPIVATEQLQMYDTQGNLAKGSWNLTTSDMVRLRRELMLANEGNEEAIAKIKEQSDKNNEIIKDISKEEIDDAVNKANRSNFNLAEVMKQKLINKKHRLENDKEEEEETAKESKKVKAEKAESEDNLDAEIKSEIVADVDDREESETTRDSSVRSNIVVSEGPQNGVFDTDEYVKLFEPGYHERYYTAKFRIPPQNIDQLRKDMVKCYIEGVAWVLTYYYQGCASWNWFYPYHYAPLATDFHGFSHLEIKFEEGTPFLPYEQLMSVLPAASGHALPKIFRSLMSEPDSEIVDFYPEEFPIDMNGKKMSWQGIALLPFIDQDRLLAAVRAQYPLLSDAERARNVRGEPVLLISDKNANYERFSKKLYSKDNNRTIEVKFQHFRSGLSGIVSKDVEGFELNGKMVCPIQGGSLPDLSTSLILKMSYRLIPLPSRNKSIILNGFIPSESVLTAYDLDSIMYKYNNQNYSRRWNFGNDMKQNIVPVGPKGITQYKPRTGGYRAFFYFAELRNNTQPVYNHSKSGYHTQSGSNNSRYNTGNNSYRQNSSFRNNNFPGNRNGGHYGGNSYSRNNKQSRYDNSRTNER from the coding sequence ATGGGTGTTCCGTCATTTTTCAGATGGCTGTCTCGAAAGTATCCGAAAATCATATCCCCCGTGTTAGAGGAGCAACCTCAAGTAGTTGATGGTGTAATATTACCATCGGATTATTCTGCTCCAAATCCAAATGGCGAGTTAGACAACCTGTATTTGGATATGAACGGTATTGTTCATCCTTGCTCACATCCAGAAAACAAACCACCTCCAGAGactgaagatgaaatgCTTTTAGCGGTTTTCGAATATACCAATCGTGTATTAAACATGGCTAGACCTCGCAAAGTGCTTGTTATGGCTGTTGATGGTGTTGCTCCTCGTGCCAAAATGAACCAACAGAGAGCTCGTAGATTCAGGAGTGCTAGAGATGCTCAAATTGAGAACGAAGCCAGAGAGGAAATAATGAGACAACGAGAGGAAGTTGGCGAGATAATCGATGATGCCATTAGGAACAAGAAAACTTGGGATTCAAATGCAATCACACCGGGTACCCCATTTATGGATAAGCTTGCAGCAGCTTTACGTTATTGGACCGCATTTAAACTTGCCACAGACCCTGGTTGGAAAAACCTACAGGTGATTATAAGTGATGCCACTGTCCCAGGTGAAGGGGAGCATAAAATTATGAATTTTATTAGGTCTCAAAGGGCTGATCCTGAGTATAACCCTAACACTACGCACTGTATATACGGTTTGGATGCTGACTTGATTTTTCTGGGCCTCGCTACTCATGAGCCACACTTCAAGATTTTAAGAGAAGATGTTTTTGCTCAAGATAACcggaaaagaaataactTCAAAGACACCATAAATATgactgaagaagaaaaacagtTCATACAAAAGCAAAACTCTGAACAACCTTTTTTATGGCTGCATATAAACGTTTTGAGGGAGTATTTATCTGCTGAATTATGGGTTCCCGGCCTTCCATTTACTTTTGATTTAGAAAGAGCTATTGACGATTGGGTTTTCATGTGCTTTTTCTGTGGTAATGACTTTTTGCCGCATTTACCATGTTTAGATGTCAGAGAAAATAGTattgatattcttttggATATTTGGAAGGTGGTATTACCACGATTGAAAACATATATGACTTGTGATGGTGTCTTGAATCTTCCTTCTGTTGAAACATTACTGCAACACCTTGGCTCTCGAGAAGGGGATATCTTTAAAACAAGGCACATCCAAGAAGctagaaagaaagaggcttttgaaagaagaaaagcacAAAAGAATATGTCGAAGGGTCAAGACAGGCATCCCATAGTAGCTACTGAACAACTGCAAATGTATGATACGCAAGGTAATTTAGCAAAAGGCTCATGGAACTTGACTACCAGTGATATGGTGAGATTGAGAAGGGAACTTATGCTAGCAAATGAAGGGAACGAAGAGGCAATTGCTAAAATTAAAGAACAGAGTGACAAGAACaatgaaataataaagGACATCAGTAAGGAAGAGATTGATGATGCCGTTAACAAGGCTAACAGATCTAATTTTAATCTTGCAGAAGTCATGAAACAAAAGcttatcaacaaaaaacatCGTCTTGAAAACGATAaggaagaggaggaagaaactgctaaagaaagcaaaaaagtTAAGGCGGAGAAGGCGGAGTCAGAGGACAATCTTGATGCGGAGATCAAGAGTGAAATTGTAGCCGATGTAGATGATAGAGAAGAATCCGAAACTACGAGAGATTCATCCGTTCGAAGTAATATTGTTGTCAGTGAAGGTCCCCAAAATGGAGTTTTTGATACGGACGAATACGTCAAACTATTTGAACCTGGTTATCACGAAAGATATTACACTGCAAAATTTCGCATTCCTCCCCAAAATATTGACCAGCTAAGAAAAGATATGGTGAAATGCTATATCGAAGGCGTTGCCTGGGTGCTAACGTATTACTATCAAGGTTGTGCTTCCTGGAATTGGTTCTATCCGTACCATTATGCCCCCTTGGCAACCGATTTCCATGGATTCTCTCACTTGGAGATAAAGTTCGAAGAAGGTACCCCATTTTTACCTTATGAACAATTAATGAGTGTTTTGCCAGCTGCATCTGGTCATGCTTTGCCAAAAATTTTCCGATCTCTGATGTCTGAACCTGATTCTGAAATTGTTGACTTTTATCCTGAGGAGTTTCCTATAGATATGAATGGTAAGAAGATGTCCTGGCAAGGGATAGCATTACTGCCATTTATCGATCAAGACAGATTATTAGCGGCAGTCCGTGCCCAATATCCTTTACTTTCCGATGCTGAGAGGGCAAGAAACGTTCGCGGAGAGCCTGTTTTACTAATAAGTGACAAAAATGCCAATTATGAGAGATTTTCGAAGAAACTGTACTCGAAAGATAACAACCGCACTATTGAGGTGAAGTTTCAACATTTCAGGAGTGGACTAAGCGGTATTGTGTCGAAGGACGTCGAGGGTTTTGAATTAAATGGGAAAATGGTATGCCCAATTCAAGGAGGATCATTACCAGATTTATCTACTAGTTTGATCTTAAAGATGTCTTACAGATTAATTCCGTTGCCATCAAGAAATAAGTCCATCATACTGAATGGGTTCATTCCGTCAGAGTCGGTACTAACGGCATATGATCTTGATTCCATAATGTACAAATATAATAACCAAAATTATTCCCGTCGTTGGAACTTTGGAAATGATATGAAGCAAAATATTGTCCCAGTTGGACCCAAGGGTATCACCCAATACAAACCAAGAACTGGTGGTTATCgtgcatttttttacttcGCTGAACTCAGGAACAATACTCAACCTGTTTACAACCATAGTAAGAGCGGCTACCACACTCAATCTGGCTCCAATAACAGTAGATATAATACTGGAAACAATAGTTATAGGCAGAATTCAAGTTTCAGGAACAATAACTTTCCGGGAAATAGAAATGGTGGACATTACGGCGGTAACAGCTACTCTCGGAATAACAAGCAAAGTCGATATGACAATTCGAGGACAAATGAGCGCTAG
- the RSB1 gene encoding phospholipid-translocating ATPase RSB1 (similar to Saccharomyces cerevisiae RSB1 (YOR049C); ancestral locus Anc_5.647), whose amino-acid sequence MVPNLRFNVTMIVIWGILLTIHVVQLLMRQYWFSVAFICTSILEVLGFIGRTWSHSNVDNMDAFLLNMICLTIAPVFTMGGIYYQLAKLIEVYGHRFSLLPSPMAYSFIFICSDIISLVVQAVGGGLCGVAVTDGTSTTTGNHVFIAGLAIQVASMAIFIFLWCHFLFRIYISVRWEHVNAKPVSLSLLKIPQTEIDYLYREKYQFLRIEPERWVFHYFNLAVTAAVLTIFTRCCYRLAELVVGWDGYLITHEWYFIILDALMMAIATVTLTIFHPGFAFKGRNTSIPITPGHVDPETLPHADDIEDILDTSDSKQFDIEKEELQASMKYPISTFKQLMSKMTKLFSSKSKEKV is encoded by the coding sequence ATGGTACCGAACCTTCGTTTCAACGTTACGATGATCGTTATTTGGGGTATTCTACTTACGATACATGTTGTACAATTACTGATGCGTCAGTACTGGTTTTCAGTGGCCTTTATATGCACCAGTATCTTGGAAGTGCTTGGATTCATAGGGAGGACATGGTCGCACTCTAACGTTGATAATATGGACGCTTTCCTATTGAACATGATTTGTTTGACTATTGCACCAGTTTTTACAATGGGTGGTATCTATTATCAACTTGCAAAGCTTATAGAGGTGTACGGTCACAGATTCTCGTTATTGCCCTCTCCAATGGcgtattcttttattttcatttgttcCGATATCATATCGTTGGTGGTCCAAGCTGTGGGTGGTGGTCTTTGTGGTGTCGCGGTCACAGATGGAACTTCCACGACAACCGGTAATCACGTTTTCATTGCTGGGTTGGCCATTCAAGTGGCATCAATGGctatctttatttttttgtggTGTCACTTCCTTTTCCGTATCTATATTTCGGTAAGATGGGAACATGTAAATGCTAAACCTGTTTCATTGAGTCTTTTAAAGATACCTCAAACAGAAATTGATTATCTATACAGGGAAAAGTACCAGTTTTTGAGAATCGAACCTGAACGTTGGGTTTTTCATTACTTTAATCTAGCAGTGACGGCGGCGGTGCTGACCATCTTCACTCGTTGCTGTTATCGTTTAGCGGAACTAGTTGTCGGTTGGGATGGCTATCTGATCACGCACGAATGGTACTTTATTATCCTGGATGCATTAATGATGGCAATTGCTACTGTCACTTTGACGATTTTCCATCCTGGATTTGCATTTAAAGGTAGAAACACTTCGATTCCAATCACACCTGGCCACGTCGATCCTGAGACTCTACCGCATGCTGACGATATCGAAGACATTTTAGACACTTCTGACTCAAAGCAgtttgatattgaaaaggaagaactTCAGGCAAGCATGAAGTATCCAATTAGCACTTTCAAGCAACTCATGTCTAAAATGACAAAACTATTCTCATCtaaaagcaaagaaaaagtttag
- the ETT1 gene encoding Ett1p (similar to Saccharomyces cerevisiae ETT1 (YOR051C); ancestral locus Anc_5.650) → MAKRPLGLGKQNREKKRKVESGEKKIDGPTKESTPVRSQMSVELDDDADLDDELAQLKGLWSKYFNSDRDDEYVLNGIVHECDRLLRLAEENEEIKKTLNDIFHGIYALALSELTIFKAGDEEATEEKRRREVSLFFESAIERIELGLSHFPESQFLKLVLAKIIFQRIPLEYISNLNLKTKDKTLNLAEQFEHGKKHFSIYETDTELTFEVLQMVNDLLDIVENFGREQSIQEGIDSDNEEEEELIDVELEPEHPIYPLQQSLEDNYEWLRNHFDKLLDSMSTDMQVYPSVANTIGELYLKKAEEPSKIFLSLQYDNDDSKKASDEAAKNAQNAALKHTRKALEYLEKAKLEDDPDTWVQVAEAYIDLGNLLDNESTEQENAYKTAEKILDKANKASHGKFQDVLDNFLQK, encoded by the coding sequence ATGGCTAAGAGACCCTTAGGTTTAGGTAAACAGaatagagaaaagaagagaaaggTGGAAAGtggtgaaaaaaagattgatgGACCTACCAAAGAATCTACCCCGGTGAGAAGTCAAATGAGCGTCGAGcttgatgatgatgctGATTTGGATGACGAGTTGGCTCAGTTGAAAGGATTGTGGTCTAAATATTTCAATTCTGATAGGGATGACGAGTATGTCTTGAACGGTATTGTCCACGAGTGTGACAGATTATTGCGTCTTGCCGAGGAAAATGAGGAGATTAAGAAAACTTTGAACGATATCTTTCATGGTATATATGCCCTAGCTTTATCTGAATTGACTATTTTCAAAGCGGGTGATGAGGAAGCcactgaagaaaagagaagaagagaggtatccttattttttgagaGTGCTATTGAAAGAATCGAATTGGGCCTTTCACATTTCCCCGAATCCCAATTCCTGAAATTAGTTTTGGCAaagataatttttcaaagaatccCGTTGGAGTATATTTCCAACctaaatttgaaaacaaaggATAAAACATTGAATCTTGCAGAGCAATTTGAACATGGCAAGAAGCATTTCTCAATTTACGAAACTGACACAGAATTAACATTCGAAGTTCTACAGATGGTAAATGACTTATTGGATATTGTAGAAAATTTTGGTCGTGAACAGTCTATACAAGAAGGCATAGATAGCGATAATGAGGAGGAAGAGGAGCTCATCGATGTTGAATTAGAACCAGAACATCCTATATATCCTTTACAGCAATCACTGGAGGACAACTATGAGTGGCTAAGAAATCATTTTGACAAGTTGCTTGACAGTATGAGCACCGATATGCAAGTATATCCATCCGTAGCCAACACCATAGGTGAATTATACTTAAAAAAGGCTGAAGAACCAAGTAAAATTTTCTTAAGTTTACAATACGACAATGACGATTCTAAAAAGGCCAGTGACGAAGCAGCCAAAAACGCTCAAAATGCGGCTTTGAAACATACTAGGAAGGCATTGGAGTATTTGGAAAAGGCCAAATTGGAAGATGATCCAGACACCTGGGTCCAAGTCGCTGAAGCATACATTGACCTAGGTAACTTGCTTGATAATGAAAGCactgaacaagaaaatgcttACAAGACCGCCGAAAAGATCTTAGATAAAGCCAACAAGGCTTCCCATGGTAAATTCCAAGATGTCCTTGACAATTTCTTACAAAAATGA
- the TMC1 gene encoding Tmc1p (similar to Saccharomyces cerevisiae YOR052C; ancestral locus Anc_5.653), giving the protein MSDINEMEIPSRADEIRQVTPKDPMHEIEDKSTYHAKIKKSDSGTVPGAIPLNSRSSSNSSVTSTGQSSRRVTKKTSKKKKKNACYFDTCSSAASKFIGDCNFCKGHFCSKHRLMENHACNGLTSCKEQLHQRNADKLEAEQTKAPKIQI; this is encoded by the coding sequence ATGTCTGATATAAACGAAATGGAAATTCCATCCAGAGCGGATGAAATCAGACAAGTCACTCCAAAGGATCCTATGCATGAAATCGAGGATAAGAGCACGTATCATGCTAAGATAAAGAAGTCTGATTCTGGGACCGTTCCGGGTGCTATACCGTTGAATTCTAGATCTTCTAGTAATTCTAGCGTCACATCTACGGGTCAGAGCAGTAGGCGAGTGACCAagaaaacatcaaaaaagaagaagaagaacgcTTGCTATTTTGATACGTGTTCAAGTGCGGCCTCAAAGTTCATAGGTGACTGTAATTTTTGCAAGGGCCACTTTTGTTCGAAACACAGACTAATGGAAAACCATGCTTGCAATGGTTTAACAAGCTGCAAAgaacaattacatcaaagGAACGCTGATAAATTAGAAGCAGAACAAACCAAGGCTccaaaaatacaaatttaA
- the VHS3 gene encoding phosphopantothenoylcysteine decarboxylase complex subunit VHS3 (similar to Saccharomyces cerevisiae SIS2 (YKR072C) and VHS3 (YOR054C); ancestral locus Anc_5.655), with translation MTNKSSLKNDSKDFSPNSLPGAEQAKIGPSVVPDTTSTGPFSSISSLDTPVIRKSTSPTGSQTKSIMNASGTSGAVVSNTPEPGLKRIPTVTFSDPKLGSPRPDVEQALPSQVTRQPSGRKGTTVQVASESNDQGRNLKDINTKTVKDGDASASSFSTPTSILSNTDMGNNISSLLAKKLSLGGVTDSILSSDNSSDSPKKDHPHFYVEDPLHTPSVRSRSNSTSPRPSIVMNTFNPINIEREGSISKIGEPTLLESVLEEAMSPNAVLNPLKRENVITNMDPRLPQDDGKLHVLFGASGSLSVFKLKHMIRKLEEIYGRDKISIQVILTNSATKFFAMKYMRKNKKQHHSNDNSFNNTDPNARNIIGNKKNTAPREKFSISKTPSNSAAPSLTNTKSEEETQKRSAVGFHSAFTGGRTFSNPSNTVSQHPQIELPAHIQFWTDQDEWDVWQQRTDPVLHIELRRWADILVVAPLTANTLAKIALGLCDNLLTSVIRAWNPTFPIFLAPSMGSGTFNSIMTKKHFRIIQEEMPWVTVFKPSEKVMGINGDIGLSGMMDANEIVGKIVVKLGGYPDVSAGKEEEENNYDEDDNKKKNTYDNNEDGDNDKDEEDEDEDYDDDDDDDDDDEDDEDDEDDEDDDEDEDDDDQGNEKG, from the coding sequence ATGACAAACAAATccagtttgaaaaatgatagCAAAGATTTCTCCCCGAATTCTTTGCCTGGAGCTGAGCAAGCTAAGATAGGTCCATCAGTTGTGCCTGATACGACTTCTACGGGAcccttttcttctatttcaAGTCTTGATACTCCTGTAATAAGGAAATCAACTAGTCCTACTGGTTCCCAAACCAAATCAATTATGAATGCTAGTGGAACTTCCGGCGCAGTTGTAAGTAATACACCAGAACCAGGCTTAAAACGGATACCAACCGTTACGTTCAGTGATCCAAAGTTGGGAAGTCCTAGGCCGGATGTAGAGCAGGCCCTACCTAGCCAAGTGACCAGACAACCCAGTGGAAGGAAAGGAACTACTGTACAGGTTGCATCAGAAAGCAATGATCAAGGACGAAACTTAAAGGACATAAATACAAAGACAGTAAAAGATGGCGATGCTTCTGCCTCCTCTTTTTCCACTCCCACCTCTATCCTTTCTAATACTGATATGGGGAATAATATATCTAGTCTGCTGGCTAAGAAGTTGAGTCTTGGCGGTGTAACTGATTCTATTTTAAGCTCCGACAATAGTTCCGATAGCCCCAAAAAAGACCATCCACATTTTTACGTCGAAGATCCTTTGCATACTCCATCAGTTAGGTCAAGATCTAACAGTACCAGTCCTCGCCCATCTATAGTAATGAACACTTTCAACCCTATTAACATTGAGCGTGAGGGCTCCATATCAAAGATTGGGGAGCCCACCTTGTTAGAGTCGGTATTAGAGGAAGCAATGTCCCCTAATGCAGTTTTGAATCCCTTGAAGAGGGAAAATGTTATAACTAACATGGATCCAAGGCTTCCCCAAGATGATGGTAAACTGCATGTGCTCTTCGGGGCAAGCGGCTCTTTATCTGTTTTTAAACTTAAACATATGATCAGGAAATTAGAAGAAATTTACGGAAGAGATAAAATAAGCATTCAAGTCATATTAACAAACTCGGCaaccaaattttttgcGATGAAGTAtatgagaaaaaataaaaaacaacatCATAGCAACGAtaattctttcaacaaCACCGATCCCAATGCAAGAAATATTATTGGtaacaaaaagaataccGCTCCGCGTGAAAAGTTCAGTATATCGAAGACGCCTTCAAACTCAGCGGCTCCTTCCTTGACCAACACAAAAAGTGAGGAAGAAACTCAAAAAAGATCTGCTGTTGGATTCCATTCAGCATTTACTGGTGGCCGCACGTTTAGCAACCCTTCAAATACTGTTTCACAGCATCCTCAAATTGAGCTGCCAGCGCATATACAATTTTGGACAGACCAAGACGAATGGGATGTATGGCAACAACGGACTGACCCTGTATTACATATAGAACTACGTCGTTGGGCGGACATACTAGTCGTCGCTCCATTGACCGCTAATACATTGGCCAAAATTGCCCTTGGTTTATGCGATAACCTTTTGACAAGCGTAATAAGAGCATGGAATCCAACGTTCCCTATATTCCTGGCGCCTTCCATGGGTAGCGGCACATTCAATTCCATAATGACCAAGAAACATTTTAGGATCATTCAAGAAGAGATGCCTTGGGTAACAGTGTTCAAACCATCTGAGAAAGTTATGGGCATAAATGGTGATATTGGGCTAAGTGGGATGATGGATGCGAATGAGATCGTTGGCAAGATAGTGGTGAAACTTGGCGGCTACCCTGATGTTTCCGCAGGgaaggaagaggaagaaaataactatgacgaagatgacaacaagaagaaaaatacatatgacaataatgaagatgGGGATAATGATAAAGACGAggaggatgaagatgaagattatgacgatgatgacgatgatgatgatgatgacgaagatgacgaagatgacgaagatgacgaagatgacgacgaagacgaagatgatgacgatCAAGGAAACGAAAAAGGATGA
- the NOB1 gene encoding rRNA-binding endoribonuclease (similar to Saccharomyces cerevisiae NOB1 (YOR056C); ancestral locus Anc_5.656): protein MTENQRAHVRALVLDATPLITQSYTHYQNYAQSFYTTPTVFQEIKDAQARKNLEIWQSLGTLKLIHPNESSIAKVSTFAKLTGDYSVLSANDLHILALTYELEVKLNNGDWRLRKKPGDALLDVPKTGDDTDGNDKLTESKKEEKSENIPKKKSKRRGGKKQRAKREARETEGLSLLESKDDINPKLNSKIGENVEETGTKEPNSNSSEIKESSDLNEEFEDADDDGDWITPDNLTEAIIKDSGEDTTGSLGVEASEEERHVALNQPENQVALATGDFAVQNVALQMNLNLMNFMSGLKIKRIRNYMLRCHACFKVFPLPKDGRPKHFCSSCGGQGTLLRCAVSVDSRTGLITPHLKSNFQWNNRGNRYSVASPLSKNSQKRYGKKGHVHSKPQENVILREDQKEYEKVIKQEDWTRRHNEKILNNWIGGGSADNYISPFAITGLKQHNIRVGKGRYVNSSKRRS from the coding sequence ATGACCGAAAACCAGAGAGCACATGTAAGAGCCTTGGTGTTAGATGCGACCCCATTAATTACGCAATCGTACACACATTATCAGAATTATGCTCAGTCTTTCTACACTACCCCCACGGTGTTTCAGGAAATCAAAGATGCTCAAGCAAGGAAGAACCTTGAGATTTGGCAAAGTCTCGGAACTTTAAAATTGATACACCCAAATGAAAGTTCGATAGCCAAGGTCAGTACCTTCGCCAAATTGACTGGTGACTACTCCGTACTGAGTGCTAATGATTTGCATATTCTTGCCTTGACGTACGAACTAGAAGTAAAATTAAATAATGGCGATTGGAGGCTAAGGAAAAAGCCAGGTGATGCATTATTAGACGTACCCAAAACTGGCGATGATACAGATGGCAATGATAAGCTCACagaaagtaaaaaggaGGAGAAATCTGAAAACattccaaagaaaaagagcaagAGAAGAGgtggaaaaaaacaaagggCAAAAAGAGAGGCAAGAGAAACTGAGGGTTTATCATTGCTTGAAAGTAAGGATGATATAAACCCTAAGCTAAACAGTAAAATAGGAGAGAATGTTGAAGAGACTGGAACCAAAGAACCAAATTCCAACAGTTCTGAGATAAAGGAATCATCTGACTTAAATGAAGAATTCGAGGAtgctgatgatgatggtgattgGATCACCCCCGATAACTTAACGGAAGCGATAATCAAGGATAGCGGTGAAGATACAACTGGTTCGCTGGGTGTAGAAGCATCCGAAGAGGAACGCCATGTTGCATTGAATCAACCAGAGAATCAAGTAGCATTGGCAACTGGTGATTTTGCCGTTCAAAATGTAGCATTGCAGATGAATTTAAATCTAATGAACTTTATGTCAGGTTTAAAGATCAAGCGAATTCGTAATTATATGCTAAGATGCCACGCTTGCTTTAAAGTATTTCCTCTTCCAAAAGATGGTAGGCCAAAACACTTTTGTTCCTCGTGCGGTGGACAAGGTACCTTATTAAGATGCGCCGTTTCTGTTGACTCACGCACGGGACTGATTACACCGCATTTAAAGTCCAATTTTCAGTGGAACAATAGAGGAAATAGATACTCTGTAGCCAGCCCCCTATCTAAGAATTCGCAGAAAAGGTACGGTAAAAAGGGACACGTGCATTCGAAACCTCAAGAAAATGTAATTCTCAGAGAAGACCAAAAAGAGTACGAAAAAGTGATAAAGCAAGAAGATTGGACAAGAAGGCACAACGAAAAGATTCTAAACAATTGGATCGGTGGTGGTTCTGCGGATAATTATATTTCTCCTTTTGCAATTACTGGCTTGAAGCAGCACAACATCCGCGTTGGCAAGGGGAGGTATGTCAATAGttccaaaagaagaagctag
- the SGT1 gene encoding co-chaperone SGT1 (similar to Saccharomyces cerevisiae SGT1 (YOR057W); ancestral locus Anc_5.657) yields MPIEKDLKTAYKTLYDDKEPLKALRIYDEILKDSPTNFTALIYKAACLEKLFFGFSDWHSEVTMENAKELLGNALTTAENRGDRSKIALANFRYFVHFFNIKDYEQAQCYFKEAKKLGYADDTLPLWETRLEAKLNKRSKKQKDSTAKHTLSPVKSTEDKRDNTTPHSTLLSSKSETGSHETTKLKVDWYQSSTSVTISLFTANLPQSKEEVNVDISPKDRRTLSISYRVPNTVSEFQYNTRLSHEVHSEGVFLNIFPKKIEITLNKVDNLQWKILEGDNVRDYSSSSNMNENLYSPICASSTETSSKERLSYPSSSKKKIDWSKLDIDEEADEEAGSADSFFQKLYAGADPDTKRAMMKSFIESNGTSLSTDWEDVSKGTVKISPPEGMEPKHW; encoded by the coding sequence atgccaATTGAGAAAGATTTAAAAACTGCCTACAAAACCTTATATGATGATAAGGAGCCACTGAAGGCTCTTCGTATTTACGATGAAATTCTCAAAGACTCTCCCACGAACTTTACGGCTCTCATATACAAGGCAGCATGCCTCGAGAAACTATTTTTTGGGTTTTCTGATTGGCATAGCGAAGTAACTATGGAAAACGCAAAGGAACTCCTAGGCAATGCTTTGACAACGGCTGAGAATAGAGGTGATCGATCGAAAATTGCTCTTGCTAATTTCCGTTATTTTGTTcacttcttcaatattaaGGATTACGAGCAAGCGCAATGTTACTTCAAGGAAGCCAAAAAACTTGGCTATGCTGATGATACTCTGCCTTTATGGGAAACTCGTTTAGAGGCAAAgttaaataaaagaagtaagaaacaaaaagattCAACTGCCAAACATACACTTTCACCAGTGAAAAGTACTGAAGACAAAAGAGACAATACTACTCCCCATAGCACCCTTCTCTCCTCTAAAAGTGAAACCGGTTCTCATGAAACTACTAAATTAAAAGTTGACTGGTACCAATCTAGCACCTCTGTAACCATATCCTTATTTACCGCTAATCTTCCCCAATCTAAGGAAGAAGTTAATGTAGATATTTCTCCAAAAGATAGAAGAACTTTATCGATATCATATAGAGTACCGAACACCGTTTCTGAATTTCAGTACAATACTAGACTTTCACACGAGGTACACTCAGAAGgagttttcttgaatattttcccaaagaaaattgaaatcaCCTTGAACAAAGTTGATAACCTGCAATGGAAGATTTTAGAAGGAGATAATGTGAGGGACTATTCaagttcatcaaatatgAACGAAAATTTGTACTCTCCGATATGTGCTTCATCGACGGAGACATCCTCAAAAGAGAGATTATCCTAtccttcatcttctaaaaaaaaaatagactGGTCTAAacttgatattgatgaagaagccGATGAAGAAGCAGGATCTGCTGATagtttctttcaaaagctcTACGCTGGAGCGGATCCAGACACTAAAAGAGCTATGATGAAGTCCTTTATAGAAAGCAACGGTACTTCATTGAGTACAGACTGGGAAGACGTATCTAAAGGGACAGTCAAAATTTCACCACCAGAAGGTATGGAACCTAAACATTGGTGA